A window of Drosophila sulfurigaster albostrigata strain 15112-1811.04 chromosome X, ASM2355843v2, whole genome shotgun sequence genomic DNA:
TCGTCGCAGTCCGCAGAGCAAAAACCagcgtttttttttagcgTCGCCTCGTCGTTGTAGGCGGTCGCGTCGCGTCCGCGGTGTATAATctaaagcaaaaccaaaaaaaaaataatagaattaaaacacacaaaataataagttATAATAgatatatgaatgtgtgtatacatatatattgcaCCTAATATATTGTGTCATATACGAGAAAAGTAGCTATGTTgtgtaaatttttttcatgttttccTCTTCAACTACACAATGCCCGAACATTATTGTAAGTGTCAATGAAAAAGAGATGTGTACAAATAAATCCAAATTGATTACCTAtgtatgagtgagtgtgtgtggattaAAATATTAGCCAGTAAAAGcaacgagaaaaaaagaaattgcaaaaaaaaaacaaggcaCTCTGCCGCcgctacaaaaacaacaacaagcaatcTGAAACGCATacattaaacaacaacaaaaagtgcgCGCGAAAGAAACAGCATGATATAcaagtaataacaacaacaagaaaaacatcaacaacagcgcCTCACGTTttgctgtgtttgtttgcgtgtgtgtgtgcgcgcgcCAGTGTTGCCATATCTGTGTCAGCTGAGAGAGCTAACGCATGCCGGGAGCATGACAGTGAGAGAAAAGCGGCGGCAGCgctgtgtatatgtgtgtgcgtgcgtgtacTATCAAtcaattggtttttttttttgttatattttccgatttgtatttttgtgtttataaccgagttcttgtttatttttttgtatacaccTAATTGCAGAGAatgcaaaatgtattaaaaattgtcAACACGCAAGGAGCACGcaactaaattaaaagaaaacagcaaGAAGGCAACAGTAACTTAAGCAAAGTAaaagagagcagagagagtGCGCAAGTCGACGAGtaaaagagcgagagagagagcagtcGCCATGTCGAGCAGCGACGACGTGCAGATCACCAGCGTCGTTGACGCCAACGGACAGTCGCTGCCACTGCATGGCAACAGTTTGGGCGGCGCATTGGGACCGCCCGTCAAACAGGAGCGACCCGACGATGCCGAGATCCGCGAGCTAGCCGCCAAAATGAAGgaacaacagaagcaacaggCCGCCCAACAAGCGAGTCGGCAAGCGGCCATGCAGCATGCCaacggcggtggcggtggcaatgCAGCCAATGCCGGTGGAACGATGCAACCGCCGCTGACCAATGGCAATGGACAAACGAATATCATGAGCTATTTGTCGCGGCATCAGAAACTACCCAACGGTACAATGCAAGTGGTGCCAGCGCTGGCAGCCAATGGTCGTGCCAATGGcgctgttatcgataacaacgGGAGCGATAACAATGGCAAAGCGCAAAAAGGGAGTGGAGGGCCATGTGATGAAGAATCGATAAAGGGCCACTTTGGTTGGGCGCAATTTGGCAAAGTATCTATACCCTACATTTATCGGCAATCGGAGAAATATTGCTCGGTGCGCATGatcgaattgaaattgctgGGCAAGTATCTGAATTGCCTGCATCCGGATATTTACTCGAGCTGCACATGCGTGCGGAGCTATTACATAACGGATGCCGAGGCACGCCTCTTTATCGAGATCAATCACAAGCATTGCGACGGCGAATTTGGTCGCGACATTTTCACCCAAAAGGATTTGGTGGTGCGACTCAGCGATGCTTCCAAGTTCTATCAATTCCTGGACATTTGCTATCGCAAGTTGGTTTCAGGCAGCAAGACACCCTCGGAGAAATGCGGCTTTATACGCATCAACAAGGAGTCCGTTGTCCCCTATACAGTGCGCAACAATCAGCAGGTTGTGCCGCTGTTTTACTTCGAGGGCGAAACGGAGAACTTGAAGACCAAGGCGGAGCTGCTCAATGGCTGGGATTTGGCCTATTTAAAGTTCTGCTGCAAGGTGCAAGGCATACGCAACGAGCTTTTCTCCAGCGAAAATGTTGCTGTCATCTCTCTGACAGACATCAAAAGCTATTTTCCCAATGGCACCGAATTCGAGGATTATTGGCCCAGTAAAGTGGTCGATTCCAATCTGCTGATTG
This region includes:
- the LOC133849504 gene encoding uncharacterized protein LOC133849504 isoform X5, translated to MSSSDDVQITSVVDANGQSLPLHGNSLGGALGPPVKQERPDDAEIRELAAKMKEQQKQQAAQQASRQAAMQHANGGGGGNAANAGGTMQPPLTNGNGQTNIMSYLSRHQKLPNGTMQVVPALAANGRANGAVIDNNGSDNNGKAQKGSGGPCDEESIKGHFGWAQFGKVSIPYIYRQSEKYCSVRMIELKLLGKYLNCLHPDIYSSCTCVRSYYITDAEARLFIEINHKHCDGEFGRDIFTQKDLVVRLSDASKFYQFLDICYRKLVSGSKTPSEKCGFIRINKESVVPYTVRNNQQVVPLFYFEGETENLKTKAELLNGWDLAYLKFCCKVQGIRNELFSSENVAVISLTDIKSYFPNGTEFEDYWPSKVVDSNLLIGNRANVNNSVNWTRQPSAPPPKVTNSVNSNSGSTSGGGGSAVNSNSQKSQQQQQQHSTAISAATQQHLMKQRAVAAAAAAAAASANGVTNSGNFPSPAAAAAAAAAFNSQAAAAAAAAMLQQSQGNTRMLTTVQALASGGWMNSTNNVSQIHAQMLQQTHANANRVGPYREHLNNMMLSGNSRQAYTYNNPAISMSSVNSHSGGGNAPPPLVRSAAGQNANHIKKNKMNKPIKTQTQRREQLQ
- the LOC133849504 gene encoding uncharacterized protein LOC133849504 isoform X3 — protein: MSSSDDVQITSVVDANGQSLPLHGNSLGGALGPPVKQERPDDAEIRELAAKMKEQQKQQAAQQASRQAAMQHANGGGGGNAANAGGTMQPPLTNGNGQTNIMSYLSRHQKLPNGTMQVVPALAANGRANGAVIDNNGSDNNGKAQKGSGGPCDEESIKGHFGWAQFGKVSIPYIYRQSEKYCSVRMIELKLLGKYLNCLHPDIYSSCTCVRSYYITDAEARLFIEINHKHCDGEFGRDIFTQKDLVVRLSDASKFYQFLDICYRKLVSGSKTPSEKCGFIRINKESVVPYTVRNNQQVVPLFYFEGETENLKTKAELLNGWDLAYLKFCCKVQGIRNELFSSENVAVISLTDIKSYFPNGTEFEDYWPSKVVDSNLLIGNRANVNNSVNWTRQPSAPPPKVTNSVNSNSGSTSGGGGSAVNSNSQKSQQQQQQHSTAISAATQQHLMKQRAVAAAAAAAAASANGVTNSGNFPSPAAAAAAAAAFNSQAAAAAAAAMLQQSQGNTRMLTTVQALASGGWMNSTNNVSQIHAQMLQQTHANANRVGPYREHLNNMMLSGNSRQAYTYNNPAISMSSVNSHSGGGNAPPPLVRSAAGQNANHMYPLYGRDSHPPQHNPPPQAPRPRVRPQETNRNHKNRYVHHSFRYRKHPTTQ
- the LOC133849504 gene encoding uncharacterized protein LOC133849504 isoform X4, translating into MSSSDDVQITSVVDANGQSLPLHGNSLGGALGPPVKQERPDDAEIRELAAKMKEQQKQQAAQQASRQAAMQHANGGGGGNAANAGGTMQPPLTNGNGQTNIMSYLSRHQKLPNGTMQVVPALAANGRANGAVIDNNGSDNNGKAQKGSGGPCDEESIKGHFGWAQFGKVSIPYIYRQSEKYCSVRMIELKLLGKYLNCLHPDIYSSCTCVRSYYITDAEARLFIEINHKHCDGEFGRDIFTQKDLVVRLSDASKFYQFLDICYRKLVSGSKTPSEKCGFIRINKESVVPYTVRNNQQVVPLFYFEGETENLKTKAELLNGWDLAYLKFCCKVQGIRNELFSSENVAVISLTDIKSYFPNGTEFEDYWPSKVVDSNLLIGNRANVNNSVNWTRQPSAPPPKVTNSVNSNSGSTSGGGGSAVNSNSQKSQQQQQQHSTAISAATQQHLMKQRAVAAAAAAAAASANGVTNSGNFPSPAAAAAAAAAFNSQAAAAAAAAMLQQSQGNTRMLTTVQALASGGWMNSTNNVSQIHAQMLQQTHANANRVGPYREHLNNMMLSGNSRQAYTYNNPAISMSSVNSHSGGGNAPPPLVRSAAGQNANHIDSHPPQHNPPPQAPRPRVRPQETNRNHKNRYVHHSFRYRKHPTTQ